The Ascaphus truei isolate aAscTru1 chromosome 11, aAscTru1.hap1, whole genome shotgun sequence genome includes a window with the following:
- the LOC142463653 gene encoding olfactory receptor 1G1-like: MRSGDYMVNIRLQNQTISHEFFLLGFSDFPKLRYILFLLFSLIYLMTLTGNLLILVLIHNDSRLHTPMYFFLGNLACLDAGSSSVTVPRMLADLLTEKTSISLTACRAQVFFFLIFVCSEVFLLAVMSYDRYVAICHPLHYSHIMSWEVCAQLASVTWAFGFSYSLIHTLCTHRLTFCGPNNIQGFFCDLPLLLQLSCTDTFINILVIFLAVLFIALPALLITFIPYIHIFRTILRIPTKEGKHKAFSTCASHLSVVFIYYGTLSFKYLRPAPSHPGIGDTLVSVIYTVIIPLLNPFIYSLRNKELKGALRNTLHKLFHIRTDIRLSL, encoded by the exons atgCGCTCTG GTGACTACATGGTGAACATAAGACTGCAAAATCAAACAATATCACATGAATTCTTCCTTCTTGGATTCTCTGATTTCCCAAAGCTTCGGTACATATTATTCCTGCTATTTTCCCTCATCTATCTGATGACTTTGACAGGAAACCTTCTCATTCTTGTTCTTATCCACAATGACTCCCGTCTTCACAccccaatgtatttcttccttggTAACCTGGCGTGTTTGGACGCCGGCTCttcctctgtcactgtccctcggatGCTCGCTGACTTGCTCACTGAAAAGACGTCAATTTCCCTAACAGCTTGTAGAGCTCAGGTGTTTTTCTTCCTGATTTTTGTTTGTTCTGAGGTCTTCCTGCTGGCAGTGATGTCCTATGACAGATACGTTGCCATCTGCCACCCTCTGCATTACAGTCACATCATGTCTTGGGAAGTCTGTGCCCAACTGGCATCAGTGACGTGGGCTTTTGGATTCTCCTACTCATTGATACATACACTTTGTACACACAGGTTAACCTTTTGTGGCCCAAACAACATCCAGGGCTTCTTCTGTGACCTGCCCCTCCTGTTACAGCTCTCGTGCACTGACACCTTCATAAACATACTGGTCATATTTCTTGCAGTGTTATTTATAGCATTACCTGCCTTATTAATCACTTTTATCCCATACATACACATTTTTCGTACAATACTGAGGATCCCGACcaaggaagggaaacacaaagctTTCTCTACATGTGCGTCTCACCTGTCTGTGGTCTTTATCTATTATGGAACTCTTTCATTTAAATATTTACGTCCAGCACCAAGTCACCCTGGCATTGGTGATACTCTGGTGTCTGTTATTTATACAGTTATTATACCTTTATTAAATCCCTTTATTTACAGTCTAAGAAACAAAGAGCTCAAAGGAGCACTTAGAAATACTCTGCACAAACTCTTTCACATACGAACAGACATTAGGCTGAGTTTATAG